From Micromonospora rifamycinica, a single genomic window includes:
- a CDS encoding cold-shock protein, with the protein MAQGTVKWFNADKGFGFITVDGGGADVFVHFSAIQSSGYRSLEENQRVEFEIAQGQKGPQAEQVRPL; encoded by the coding sequence ATGGCGCAGGGAACCGTGAAGTGGTTCAACGCTGACAAGGGCTTCGGCTTCATCACCGTCGACGGCGGGGGTGCTGACGTGTTCGTCCACTTCTCGGCCATCCAGTCCAGCGGCTACCGCTCGCTGGAGGAGAACCAGCGGGTGGAGTTCGAGATCGCCCAGGGTCAGAAGGGTCCGCAGGCCGAGCAGGTCCGCCCCCTCTGA
- a CDS encoding DUF4235 domain-containing protein, which yields MSKGIGRTAYKPVGVLLGLAAGTLAGAIFRQVWKATAGDGEAPNPTDEDRRWGEILAAAALQGAIFSVVRAAVDRGGAVGVRRLTGRWPD from the coding sequence GTGAGCAAGGGGATCGGCAGGACCGCGTACAAGCCGGTCGGGGTGCTGCTGGGGCTGGCCGCGGGCACGCTCGCGGGGGCGATCTTCCGGCAGGTCTGGAAGGCGACCGCCGGTGACGGTGAGGCGCCCAACCCCACCGACGAGGACCGCCGCTGGGGCGAGATTCTCGCGGCGGCGGCGTTGCAGGGGGCGATTTTCTCGGTCGTCCGCGCCGCGGTGGACCGGGGCGGGGCGGTCGGTGTCCGGCGGCTGACCGGGCGCTGGCCCGACTGA
- a CDS encoding DUF1206 domain-containing protein, whose protein sequence is MPLTRNAEATAARTADSRWLELLARAGFIGYGIVHLLFAWIILQIAFSNSGEEGNQNGALRALGAQPMGKFLLIAIAVGLIAMAIWQALEAAVGHHAKRGKERLFERIASVVRTVVFLWLAWTSIQVVQDASSNSADQQEQFSEKLMASSGGRWLVGLAGLVLAAVGIGMMIYGYKKKFERNLKTNEMNGKTRQTVRRLGMAGYIARGAVFAVAGLLIVVAAINYDPEKARGLDAALRTLRDQPYGPFILALMALGIAAFGVYCFFQSRFRKI, encoded by the coding sequence ATGCCACTCACCCGGAACGCCGAAGCCACCGCCGCCCGCACCGCGGACAGCCGCTGGCTGGAACTCCTCGCCCGGGCCGGTTTCATCGGCTACGGGATCGTGCACCTGCTCTTCGCCTGGATCATCCTCCAGATCGCCTTCTCCAACTCCGGCGAGGAGGGCAACCAGAACGGCGCCCTGCGCGCCCTGGGTGCCCAGCCGATGGGCAAGTTCCTGCTGATCGCGATCGCGGTCGGCCTGATCGCGATGGCCATCTGGCAGGCGCTGGAAGCCGCGGTCGGCCACCATGCCAAGCGCGGCAAGGAACGCCTCTTCGAGCGGATCGCCTCGGTGGTCCGTACCGTCGTCTTCCTCTGGCTCGCCTGGACCTCGATCCAGGTGGTCCAGGACGCCAGCTCCAACAGCGCCGACCAGCAGGAGCAGTTCAGCGAGAAGCTGATGGCCTCCAGCGGCGGTCGCTGGCTGGTCGGGCTCGCCGGCCTGGTGCTCGCCGCCGTCGGCATCGGCATGATGATCTACGGCTACAAGAAGAAGTTCGAGCGGAACCTGAAGACCAACGAGATGAACGGCAAGACCCGGCAGACGGTCCGCCGGCTCGGCATGGCCGGTTACATCGCCCGCGGCGCGGTGTTCGCCGTCGCCGGCCTGCTGATCGTGGTCGCCGCGATCAACTACGACCCGGAGAAGGCGCGGGGTCTGGACGCCGCGCTGCGTACCCTGCGCGACCAGCCGTACGGGCCGTTCATCCTGGCGCTGATGGCGCTCGGCATCGCCGCGTTCGGGGTCTACTGCTTCTTCCAGTCCCGGTTCCGCAAGATCTGA
- a CDS encoding mechanosensitive ion channel family protein has translation MQDYLETIAAAATAAAIALLLVEVAHRLIRRLGRRSHLLTELTEHVHRPLQVAGTVVAVQFAVRWTTGYAVGTGWRQAVLHILVLGVVAAVAWLVAALLVVAEDTALSRFLRVDVPDNRHARRVRTQVVLLRRLTVVVIVVLAVGVMLMTFPAVRGIGAGVLTSAGVVGVVAALAAQSLLGNVIAGLQLAFSDAVRLDDVVVVEGEWGRIEELTLSYVVVQIWDDRRLILPTSYFTSTPFQNWTRTEAAVLGTAEFELDWSVPVQSMREELRRLVESTELWDGRVCVLQVTNATGGAITVRALVSAADAGSLWDLRCLVREHLVGWVRDQRPTALPRTRTELGDSSGSLPWQWAQPRRPARRRSDGEVPDDARVFGGSHDGDARSEAFVGPDSSEARGDTLVGAENGADVRR, from the coding sequence GTGCAGGACTACCTCGAGACGATCGCCGCCGCGGCCACCGCGGCGGCGATCGCGTTGCTGCTCGTCGAGGTGGCGCACCGCCTGATCCGGCGGCTCGGCCGCCGGTCCCACCTGCTGACCGAGCTGACCGAACACGTCCACCGGCCGTTGCAGGTCGCCGGCACGGTGGTGGCCGTGCAGTTCGCGGTGCGGTGGACCACCGGCTACGCCGTCGGCACCGGGTGGCGGCAGGCGGTGCTGCACATCCTGGTGCTCGGCGTGGTGGCCGCGGTGGCCTGGCTGGTGGCCGCGCTGCTGGTGGTGGCGGAGGACACCGCGCTGTCCCGGTTCCTGCGGGTGGACGTGCCGGACAACCGGCACGCCCGGCGGGTACGCACCCAGGTGGTACTGCTGCGCCGGCTGACCGTCGTGGTGATCGTGGTGCTCGCCGTCGGCGTGATGCTGATGACCTTCCCGGCGGTACGCGGCATCGGCGCGGGCGTGCTCACCAGCGCCGGTGTGGTCGGTGTGGTCGCCGCGCTGGCCGCCCAGAGCCTGCTCGGCAACGTCATCGCCGGCCTCCAGCTCGCCTTCAGCGACGCGGTCCGCCTCGACGACGTGGTGGTGGTCGAGGGGGAGTGGGGCCGGATCGAGGAGTTGACGCTCAGCTACGTGGTGGTGCAGATCTGGGACGACCGGCGGCTGATCCTGCCCACCTCGTACTTCACCAGCACCCCGTTCCAGAACTGGACCCGGACCGAGGCGGCGGTGCTCGGCACTGCCGAGTTCGAACTCGACTGGTCGGTCCCGGTGCAGTCGATGCGGGAGGAGCTGCGCCGGCTGGTCGAGAGCACCGAGCTGTGGGACGGCCGGGTCTGCGTGCTCCAGGTCACCAACGCCACCGGTGGCGCGATCACGGTGCGCGCCCTGGTCAGCGCCGCCGACGCCGGCAGCCTGTGGGACCTGCGCTGCCTGGTGCGGGAGCACCTGGTCGGCTGGGTCCGCGACCAGCGGCCCACCGCGCTGCCCCGGACCCGGACCGAGTTGGGCGACTCCTCCGGCAGCCTGCCGTGGCAGTGGGCGCAGCCGCGCCGGCCGGCCCGTCGCCGCTCCGACGGCGAGGTGCCCGACGACGCCAGGGTCTTCGGTGGCAGTCACGACGGGGACGCCCGCAGCGAGGCGTTCGTCGGCCCGGACAGCAGCGAGGCCCGGGGCGACACACTGGTCGGCGCCGAGAACGGGGCCGACGTCCGGCGCTGA
- a CDS encoding DUF3618 domain-containing protein: MTGTTGSNGNGSGDTEALREEIRRTRSELGETMELLAAKADVKARLKDSAEQAKERVREQAALTVARVRSQAAQGTDVARAQAYDTGIAVRGNPVPWATVAAGAVAVVVVLLIIRGRRR, translated from the coding sequence ATGACGGGCACGACAGGCAGCAACGGTAACGGCAGTGGCGACACCGAGGCGCTGCGCGAGGAGATCCGGCGGACCCGCTCCGAGCTGGGCGAGACCATGGAACTGCTGGCCGCCAAGGCCGACGTCAAGGCCCGGCTGAAGGACTCCGCGGAGCAGGCGAAGGAGCGGGTACGCGAGCAGGCGGCCCTGACCGTGGCCCGGGTACGCAGCCAGGCGGCGCAGGGCACCGACGTCGCTCGGGCACAGGCGTACGACACCGGGATCGCGGTCCGGGGTAACCCGGTGCCGTGGGCGACGGTGGCGGCCGGCGCGGTGGCGGTGGTGGTGGTGCTGTTGATCATTCGGGGGAGGCGTAGGTGA
- a CDS encoding adenosine deaminase, translating into MTDLSAFIAELPKVELHVHHVGSASPRIVAELASRHEGRSPVPADPDALADYFAFRDFAHFIEVYLSVVDLIRDPDDVWLLTHEVARELARQQVRYAELTVTPYSHVRRGIPAPAFCEAIEDARRRAEADFGIALRWCFDIPGEAGLPAAEETLRISLDERPDGLVAFGLGGPEIGVPRPQFKPYFDQARAAGLRSVPHAGETTGPETIWDALRELGAERIGHGISAAQDPELLAHLAERRIPLEVCPTSNVRTRAVARIEEHPLRRLVDAGVRVTVNSDDPPMFGTTLNDEYAVAARLLDAGPEQLAALAREAVSASFLDPAGQARIIAEIDAYAASR; encoded by the coding sequence GTGACCGACCTGTCCGCCTTCATCGCCGAACTGCCCAAGGTGGAGCTGCACGTGCACCACGTGGGCTCCGCGTCCCCCCGGATCGTCGCCGAGCTGGCCTCCCGGCACGAGGGACGCAGCCCCGTACCGGCGGACCCGGACGCCCTCGCCGACTACTTCGCGTTCCGCGACTTCGCCCACTTCATCGAGGTCTACCTCAGCGTCGTCGACCTCATCCGCGACCCCGACGACGTCTGGCTGCTCACCCACGAGGTGGCCCGGGAACTGGCCCGCCAGCAGGTGCGGTACGCCGAGCTGACGGTCACCCCCTACTCGCACGTGCGCCGGGGCATCCCCGCCCCGGCGTTCTGCGAGGCGATCGAGGACGCCCGCCGACGGGCCGAGGCCGACTTCGGCATCGCGCTGCGCTGGTGCTTCGACATCCCCGGCGAGGCCGGCCTGCCGGCCGCCGAGGAGACCCTGCGGATCAGCCTCGACGAACGCCCCGACGGGCTGGTCGCCTTCGGCCTCGGCGGTCCGGAGATCGGCGTGCCCCGGCCGCAGTTCAAGCCGTACTTCGACCAGGCGCGGGCGGCCGGGCTGCGGTCCGTGCCGCACGCCGGGGAGACCACCGGACCGGAGACGATCTGGGACGCCCTGCGCGAGCTGGGCGCCGAGCGGATCGGCCACGGCATCTCCGCCGCGCAGGACCCGGAGCTGCTCGCCCACCTGGCCGAGCGGCGCATCCCGCTGGAGGTCTGCCCGACCTCCAACGTGCGGACCCGGGCCGTCGCCCGGATCGAGGAGCACCCGCTGCGCCGGCTGGTCGACGCGGGTGTGCGGGTCACCGTCAACTCCGACGACCCGCCGATGTTCGGCACCACCCTCAACGACGAGTACGCGGTCGCCGCCCGACTGCTCGACGCCGGCCCCGAACAGCTCGCGGCACTGGCCCGGGAGGCGGTCTCCGCCTCGTTCCTCGACCCCGCCGGGCAGGCCCGCATCATCGCCGAGATCGACGCCTACGCGGCGAGCCGCTGA
- a CDS encoding trans-aconitate 2-methyltransferase, whose translation MWDPTSYLRYDDERSRPFHDLLARVGAERPRAVVDLGCGPGTLTAALARRWPDARIAGLDSSPEMIDRARTLDTPVDFALGDVADWHPAPDVDVLVANAVLQWVPDHPALLRRWAGELPAGGWLAFQVPGNFAAPAHRALRAVAAGPRWADTVRPLLREDPVDDPVGYATSLAAAGCAVDAWETTYLHRLPAAAEHPVLNWLDGTALRPVRAVLDDTGYADFRAALGIRLARAYPVRQGQVYFPFRRIFVVARTGARAEEKQ comes from the coding sequence ATGTGGGATCCGACCAGTTACCTCCGCTACGACGACGAGCGGTCCCGCCCCTTCCACGACCTGCTCGCCCGGGTCGGCGCCGAGCGGCCCCGCGCGGTGGTCGACCTCGGCTGCGGGCCGGGCACCCTGACCGCCGCCCTCGCCCGCCGCTGGCCGGACGCCCGGATCGCCGGCCTCGACTCCTCCCCGGAGATGATCGACCGGGCGCGGACGCTCGACACCCCGGTCGACTTCGCGCTCGGTGACGTCGCCGACTGGCACCCCGCCCCCGACGTGGACGTGCTGGTCGCCAACGCGGTGCTCCAGTGGGTGCCCGACCACCCGGCCCTGCTGCGCCGCTGGGCCGGCGAACTGCCGGCCGGCGGCTGGCTGGCGTTCCAGGTGCCCGGCAACTTCGCCGCGCCCGCCCACCGGGCGCTGCGGGCGGTCGCCGCCGGCCCCCGCTGGGCGGACACCGTCCGGCCGCTGCTGCGCGAGGACCCGGTCGACGACCCGGTCGGGTACGCCACGTCGCTGGCCGCCGCCGGCTGCGCCGTCGACGCCTGGGAGACCACCTACCTGCACCGGCTGCCCGCCGCCGCCGAACACCCCGTGCTCAACTGGCTGGACGGCACCGCCCTGCGCCCCGTCCGGGCGGTGCTGGACGACACCGGCTACGCCGACTTCCGCGCCGCGCTGGGAATCCGGCTGGCCCGCGCGTACCCGGTACGGCAGGGTCAGGTGTACTTCCCGTTCCGCCGGATCTTCGTGGTCGCCCGTACCGGTGCCCGTGCAGAGGAGAAGCAGTGA
- a CDS encoding phage holin family protein → MADVANHRTSRTGSEPSTAELVQRATEQVSRLIRDELALARVELTQKGKHAGIGIGLFGGGGALALYGLGALVTAAILLLALVLPAWAAALIVAVVLFLVAGVLALIGKKQVSHAVPPVPEATVRSVRADVDIVATAVKDRGRA, encoded by the coding sequence ATGGCTGACGTCGCGAACCACCGCACGTCCCGGACCGGGAGCGAGCCGTCCACCGCCGAGTTGGTGCAGCGGGCCACCGAACAGGTCTCCCGACTGATCCGGGACGAGCTGGCCCTGGCCCGGGTGGAGTTGACCCAGAAGGGCAAGCACGCCGGAATCGGGATCGGTCTGTTCGGCGGGGGCGGGGCGCTGGCCCTGTACGGGCTCGGCGCGCTGGTCACCGCCGCGATCCTGCTGCTGGCCCTGGTGCTGCCCGCCTGGGCGGCGGCGCTGATCGTGGCGGTGGTGCTCTTCCTCGTCGCCGGGGTGCTCGCCCTGATCGGGAAGAAGCAGGTCAGCCATGCGGTTCCTCCGGTGCCCGAGGCGACGGTCCGCAGCGTCCGCGCGGACGTGGACATCGTCGCCACGGCGGTGAAGGACAGGGGACGGGCATGA
- a CDS encoding glycoside hydrolase family 3 protein, with protein MNERNLAGLAATVLQPGFVGTAPPDWVRRWLADGLGAVVLFARNVVDPEQVAALTATLRAERPDVLVAIDEEAGDVTRIESGLGSSRPGNLALGAVDDPALTEEVARDLGDELAALGVTLNYAPDADVNINPANPVIGVRSFGADPHLVARHTAAWVRGLQSAGVAACAKHFPGHGDTRVDSHHDLPRIEASRGRLDSGELVPFRAAVAAGVQAVMTGHLLVPALDPDLPATLSRRILGDLLRDELGFSGVVVTDAVEMRAVADRYGFAGAAVRALVAGADAICVGGERADEAAARYLRDAVVAAVLSGELPEERLAEAAKRVGQLAEWSTAARLGRPADAPRPVDGSPVGLTAARRAVRVSGDPAGRLPLPGAAHVVEFAPPHNIAIGAETPWGLGAPLAELLPGTTTVRLTEADLAAEPADLAATTGDPAGGAAGRPLVLVVRDLHRHGWMRAAVDRALASRPDAVVVELGVPELVTGRLHLATHGATRAATRAAAELLAGTR; from the coding sequence ATGAACGAGCGCAACCTGGCGGGCCTGGCCGCCACCGTCCTGCAACCCGGCTTCGTCGGCACCGCCCCGCCCGACTGGGTCCGCCGGTGGCTGGCCGACGGGCTCGGCGCGGTGGTGCTGTTCGCCCGCAACGTCGTCGACCCGGAACAGGTGGCCGCGCTCACCGCCACGCTGCGCGCCGAACGTCCCGACGTGCTGGTGGCCATCGACGAGGAGGCCGGCGACGTCACCCGGATCGAGTCCGGCCTGGGCAGCTCCCGTCCCGGCAACCTCGCCCTCGGCGCGGTCGACGACCCCGCGCTCACCGAGGAGGTCGCCCGTGACCTCGGCGACGAACTCGCCGCCCTCGGCGTCACCCTCAACTACGCCCCGGACGCCGACGTCAACATCAACCCGGCCAACCCGGTGATCGGGGTGCGCTCCTTCGGCGCCGACCCGCACCTGGTCGCCCGGCACACCGCCGCCTGGGTGCGCGGCCTCCAGTCCGCCGGGGTGGCCGCCTGCGCCAAGCACTTCCCCGGCCACGGCGACACCCGGGTCGACTCGCACCACGACCTGCCCCGCATCGAGGCGAGCCGGGGCCGCCTCGACAGCGGTGAGCTGGTCCCCTTCCGGGCCGCCGTCGCCGCCGGGGTGCAGGCGGTGATGACCGGGCACCTGCTGGTCCCGGCCCTCGACCCCGACCTGCCGGCCACTCTCAGCCGCCGGATCCTCGGCGACCTGCTCCGCGACGAGCTGGGCTTCTCCGGCGTGGTGGTCACCGACGCGGTGGAGATGCGGGCCGTCGCCGACCGGTACGGCTTCGCGGGCGCCGCCGTCCGGGCGCTCGTCGCCGGGGCGGACGCCATCTGCGTCGGTGGTGAGCGCGCCGACGAGGCCGCCGCCCGCTACCTGCGCGACGCCGTCGTGGCCGCGGTGCTCTCCGGCGAGCTGCCCGAGGAACGGCTCGCCGAGGCCGCGAAGCGGGTCGGTCAGCTCGCCGAGTGGAGCACCGCCGCCCGCCTCGGTCGGCCCGCCGACGCCCCGCGCCCGGTCGACGGCTCGCCGGTCGGCCTGACCGCCGCCCGGCGGGCGGTCCGGGTCAGCGGCGACCCGGCCGGCCGGCTGCCGTTGCCCGGTGCCGCGCACGTGGTCGAGTTCGCCCCGCCGCACAACATTGCCATCGGCGCGGAGACCCCGTGGGGCCTCGGCGCACCCCTGGCCGAGCTGCTCCCCGGCACCACCACCGTGCGACTCACCGAGGCCGACCTAGCCGCCGAGCCCGCCGACCTGGCCGCCACGACTGGCGACCCGGCCGGCGGGGCGGCCGGCCGGCCGCTGGTGCTGGTGGTACGGGACCTGCACCGGCACGGCTGGATGCGGGCCGCGGTCGACCGGGCGCTGGCCAGCCGGCCGGACGCCGTGGTCGTCGAGTTGGGGGTGCCCGAGCTGGTCACCGGCCGGCTGCACCTGGCCACCCACGGCGCGACCCGGGCCGCCACCCGCGCCGCCGCCGAACTCCTCGCCGGAACCCGCTGA
- a CDS encoding cysteine desulfurase-like protein produces the protein MPFDITRIRAAYPALAEGFAHFDGAGGTQTPQAVIDAVADAMRAAVGNRTTASVPGRRSLELVAAARDAVADLLGAEPAGVVLGSSATALTYTLARTLGGTWGPGDEVVVSRLDHDANVRPWVQAAEAAGATVRWAGFDPATGELPADQYAALVGDRTRLVAVTAGSNATGTMPDVPAIAATAHAVGALVCVDGVHSVPHGPTDLAASDADFLVTSAYKWSGPHLAAMVADPERWATLRPAKVVPSSDAVPDRFEAGTPSFPLLAGVAAAVDHLAGLDPTATGDRRTRVRTGLTAARAHEEAVFARLCEGLADLPTVTVLPAGARRCPTVSFRLAGWTPAGLAGALGAAGLCLSSGDYYAYEYFQALGLRDSGGAVRASVYHYNTVDEVDRLLAELDRLAARWEQPVG, from the coding sequence ATGCCGTTCGACATCACCCGGATCCGGGCCGCGTACCCCGCGCTCGCCGAGGGTTTCGCCCACTTCGACGGTGCCGGTGGCACCCAGACCCCGCAGGCGGTGATCGACGCGGTGGCCGACGCGATGCGGGCCGCGGTCGGCAACCGCACTACCGCCTCCGTGCCCGGCCGGCGCTCGCTGGAGCTGGTGGCGGCGGCCCGGGACGCGGTGGCCGACCTGCTGGGCGCGGAGCCGGCCGGGGTGGTGCTCGGGTCGAGCGCCACCGCGCTGACGTACACCCTGGCCCGCACGCTCGGCGGCACCTGGGGTCCGGGCGACGAGGTGGTGGTCTCCCGGCTCGACCACGACGCCAACGTGCGGCCCTGGGTGCAGGCGGCCGAGGCGGCGGGGGCCACCGTGCGCTGGGCCGGGTTCGACCCGGCCACCGGGGAACTGCCCGCCGACCAGTACGCCGCCCTGGTCGGTGACCGGACCCGGCTGGTGGCGGTGACGGCCGGCAGCAACGCGACCGGCACCATGCCGGACGTGCCGGCCATCGCCGCGACCGCGCACGCCGTCGGCGCGCTGGTCTGCGTGGACGGGGTGCACTCGGTGCCGCACGGCCCGACCGACCTGGCCGCCTCGGACGCGGACTTCCTGGTCACCAGCGCCTACAAGTGGTCCGGCCCGCACCTGGCGGCGATGGTGGCCGACCCGGAGCGCTGGGCGACGCTGCGCCCGGCCAAGGTGGTCCCCTCCTCCGACGCGGTGCCCGACCGGTTCGAGGCCGGCACCCCGAGCTTCCCCCTGCTGGCCGGGGTGGCCGCCGCCGTCGACCACCTCGCCGGGTTGGACCCGACGGCCACCGGTGACCGGCGGACCCGGGTCCGCACCGGGCTGACCGCCGCCCGGGCGCATGAGGAGGCGGTCTTCGCCCGGCTGTGCGAGGGCCTGGCCGACCTGCCCACGGTGACCGTCCTGCCGGCCGGCGCACGGCGCTGCCCGACGGTGTCGTTCCGACTGGCCGGGTGGACGCCGGCCGGGCTGGCGGGTGCGCTGGGCGCGGCCGGGCTCTGCCTGTCCAGCGGTGACTACTACGCCTACGAGTACTTCCAGGCGCTCGGCCTGCGGGACAGCGGTGGGGCGGTACGGGCGAGCGTCTACCACTACAACACCGTCGACGAGGTGGACCGGCTGCTGGCCGAGCTGGACCGGCTGGCCGCCCGGTGGGAACAGCCGGTCGGCTGA
- a CDS encoding RecQ family ATP-dependent DNA helicase, protein MKLSMHSTTLRRAARSLFGWKALRPNQLAAMRAVMKRRDALVVLPTGAGKSAIYQIPASLIPGPTVVISPLLALQQDQIAALNERQRPELRAVRISSDESAAQQAQAIDDIRQGRAEFLFITPEALSNPDRMAEVKSLAPALVAIDEAHCISAWGHDFRPDYLALGHLIDGLGRPPVVALTATASPPVRDDIIARLRLRDPEVVVSGLDRPNLFIEVAYCPTDDYRWRRLTALLRDDERPGIIYVPTRRAAEELADRLTTAGFPAQYYHGGMPTAARHELHEAFLADQVPIMVATSAFGMGIDKPNIAWVVHMALPDSPDSYFQEIGRAGRDGAPARVLLLWRAEDVGLQRYFSGGLPDETELRDLAALLRRRPATKKALRESTGLGPRKLGQYLALLEQIGSAEPRAGQKIGAPRYSPTPVEAGAAALAEAERQQTVTRSRTDMMRAFAETTGCRGQVLLAYFGEQMSHVCGHCDNCHAGTSVADSGAVGPFPVHSQVRHPEWGPGLVLNYEEDRMTVLFDEVGYKTLSVRVVSEQGLLTLD, encoded by the coding sequence ATGAAGCTGTCCATGCACTCGACGACGTTGCGCCGCGCGGCGCGCAGCCTGTTCGGCTGGAAAGCGCTGCGGCCCAACCAGCTCGCCGCCATGCGCGCGGTGATGAAACGACGCGACGCCCTGGTGGTACTCCCCACCGGAGCCGGCAAGTCGGCGATCTACCAGATCCCGGCGAGCCTGATCCCCGGGCCGACGGTGGTGATCTCGCCCCTGCTGGCCCTCCAGCAGGACCAGATCGCCGCGCTCAACGAACGCCAACGCCCCGAGCTGCGCGCCGTCCGGATCAGTTCGGACGAGAGCGCCGCCCAGCAGGCCCAGGCGATCGACGACATCCGGCAGGGGCGGGCCGAGTTCCTCTTCATCACCCCGGAGGCGCTGAGCAACCCCGACCGGATGGCCGAGGTCAAGTCGCTGGCACCGGCCCTGGTGGCGATCGACGAGGCGCACTGCATCTCGGCCTGGGGGCACGACTTCCGCCCCGACTACCTGGCGCTGGGCCACCTGATCGACGGTCTCGGCCGCCCGCCGGTGGTGGCGCTGACCGCCACCGCCTCCCCGCCGGTACGCGACGACATCATCGCCCGGCTGCGGCTGCGCGACCCCGAGGTGGTGGTCTCCGGGCTGGACCGGCCCAACCTCTTCATCGAGGTCGCCTACTGCCCGACCGACGACTACCGCTGGCGGCGACTGACCGCCCTGCTGCGCGACGACGAGCGGCCCGGCATCATCTACGTGCCGACCCGACGCGCCGCCGAGGAGTTGGCCGACCGGCTGACCACCGCCGGCTTCCCGGCGCAGTACTACCACGGCGGGATGCCCACCGCCGCCCGGCACGAGCTGCACGAGGCGTTCCTCGCCGACCAGGTGCCGATCATGGTGGCGACCTCGGCGTTCGGCATGGGCATCGACAAGCCGAACATCGCCTGGGTGGTGCACATGGCGCTGCCCGACTCGCCGGACAGCTACTTCCAGGAGATCGGCCGGGCCGGGCGCGACGGTGCGCCGGCCCGGGTGCTGCTGCTGTGGCGGGCCGAGGACGTCGGCCTGCAACGCTACTTCTCCGGCGGCCTGCCGGACGAGACCGAGCTGCGGGACCTCGCCGCGCTGCTGCGCCGCCGGCCGGCGACGAAGAAGGCCCTGCGTGAGTCGACCGGGCTCGGGCCGCGCAAGCTCGGCCAGTACCTGGCCCTGCTGGAACAGATCGGCTCGGCCGAACCCCGGGCCGGGCAGAAGATCGGCGCCCCGCGCTACTCCCCCACCCCGGTCGAGGCGGGCGCAGCGGCCCTCGCCGAGGCCGAACGGCAGCAGACGGTCACCCGGTCCCGCACCGACATGATGCGCGCCTTCGCCGAGACCACCGGTTGCCGGGGGCAGGTGCTGCTGGCGTACTTCGGTGAGCAGATGTCGCACGTCTGCGGGCACTGCGACAACTGCCACGCCGGCACCAGCGTCGCCGACAGCGGCGCGGTCGGCCCGTTCCCCGTGCACAGCCAGGTCCGCCACCCCGAGTGGGGGCCGGGCCTGGTGCTCAACTACGAGGAGGACCGGATGACGGTGCTCTTCGACGAGGTGGGCTACAAGACGCTCTCCGTGCGCGTGGTGTCCGAACAGGGCCTGCTGACGCTGGACTAG
- a CDS encoding aldo/keto reductase → MEQRSFDRLGRQVGVVGLGAWQLGADWGQVSEDDALAVLDAAVASGVTFLDTADVYGDGRSEQLIGRFLRDNPGHGLTVATKMGRRVPQTPQAYTLDNFRAWTDRSRANLGVDTLDLVQLHCPPTEVFADDRVFDGLDTLVAEKRIAGYGVSVETCDQALTAIARPGVASVQIILNAVRLKPLDEVLPAAAAAGVGIIARVPLASGLLSGRYDEHTTFAADDHRTYNRHGESFDVGETFSGVDFDLGLTVVRRLAPLVGDGRTMAQFALRWIIDQPGLTVVIPGARSPEQARGNAAAAGSPALTTTELDTVRSVYDELVRPRVHDRW, encoded by the coding sequence ATGGAACAACGCAGCTTCGACCGGCTCGGCCGGCAGGTGGGTGTGGTCGGTCTCGGGGCCTGGCAGCTCGGCGCGGACTGGGGTCAGGTCAGCGAGGACGACGCCCTGGCCGTCCTCGACGCCGCCGTGGCGTCCGGCGTCACCTTCCTCGACACCGCCGACGTCTACGGCGACGGCCGCAGCGAGCAGCTGATCGGGCGGTTCCTGCGGGACAACCCCGGACACGGGCTCACCGTCGCCACCAAGATGGGCCGCCGGGTGCCGCAGACGCCGCAGGCGTACACCCTGGACAACTTCCGGGCCTGGACCGACCGGTCCCGGGCCAACCTCGGCGTGGACACCCTCGACCTGGTGCAGCTGCACTGCCCGCCGACCGAGGTCTTCGCCGACGACCGGGTCTTCGACGGCCTCGACACCCTCGTCGCCGAGAAGCGGATCGCCGGGTACGGCGTCAGCGTCGAGACCTGCGACCAGGCGCTCACCGCGATCGCCCGGCCCGGCGTGGCCAGCGTGCAGATCATCCTGAACGCCGTCCGGCTCAAGCCGCTCGACGAGGTGCTTCCGGCCGCCGCCGCGGCCGGCGTCGGGATCATCGCCCGGGTGCCGCTGGCCAGCGGCCTGCTCTCCGGCCGCTACGACGAGCACACCACCTTCGCCGCCGACGACCACCGCACCTACAACCGGCACGGGGAGAGCTTCGACGTCGGCGAGACCTTCTCCGGCGTCGACTTCGACCTCGGGCTGACCGTGGTGCGCCGGCTCGCCCCGCTGGTCGGCGACGGACGCACGATGGCCCAGTTCGCCCTGCGGTGGATCATCGACCAGCCGGGTCTCACCGTGGTCATCCCCGGTGCCCGCAGCCCGGAGCAGGCCCGGGGCAACGCCGCCGCGGCCGGCTCCCCGGCGCTGACGACGACCGAGCTGGACACCGTCCGGTCGGTCTACGACGAGCTGGTCCGGCCCCGGGTGCACGACCGGTGGTGA